The proteins below come from a single Methanothrix thermoacetophila PT genomic window:
- a CDS encoding methionine synthase, with protein sequence MRFDDIGSFPHARIDGLGREEYLSLVRSIMEMKISAGVQVPTYPQLRDMIDMFMNPMRSPETTEKPYLIRRDAAEIIELNALRSIGRSVRVCVTGPLELYISEFGSTDYADILLNIAESVSRFIERAIEKARLLDIDVAVISIDEPSLGISSSIVFSEDEIIEALEVASRVCAGRVDVQVHLHSPVYAELCARVPGINVIGVESASHPDYLDIIDRKVLAENDTFIRTGIARTDILSMVARLNELLNTNLWEQPERLEVEILRMESPEVIKRRLERAVRIFGDLVRYAGPDCGLGSWPSQHLAAGLLRNCAKAIEAFRGETG encoded by the coding sequence ATGAGATTCGATGACATAGGAAGCTTTCCGCATGCCAGGATCGATGGTCTGGGCAGGGAGGAGTACCTTTCTCTTGTGAGAAGCATAATGGAGATGAAGATCTCAGCTGGCGTTCAGGTGCCTACATACCCGCAGCTCAGGGATATGATAGACATGTTCATGAACCCCATGAGATCACCTGAGACCACAGAGAAACCGTATCTGATCCGCAGGGATGCAGCTGAGATAATAGAGCTCAATGCACTCAGATCGATCGGAAGAAGCGTTCGCGTCTGCGTCACTGGCCCTCTCGAGCTGTACATATCAGAATTCGGATCGACAGACTACGCTGATATTCTCTTAAACATAGCAGAGAGCGTCTCGCGCTTCATAGAGAGAGCCATCGAGAAGGCACGACTGCTTGACATCGATGTGGCTGTCATATCGATCGATGAGCCGAGCCTGGGGATCAGCTCCAGCATAGTCTTCTCAGAGGATGAGATCATCGAAGCGCTCGAGGTAGCGAGCAGGGTATGCGCGGGAAGGGTTGATGTCCAGGTGCATCTCCACTCTCCGGTGTACGCGGAGCTCTGCGCACGCGTTCCAGGCATAAATGTCATAGGCGTTGAGTCAGCGTCACATCCTGATTATCTCGATATCATCGATCGCAAGGTGCTTGCGGAGAATGACACGTTCATAAGAACCGGAATAGCCAGGACAGACATCCTCTCGATGGTTGCTAGGCTCAACGAGCTGCTCAACACAAACCTCTGGGAGCAGCCGGAGAGGCTCGAGGTCGAGATCCTCAGGATGGAGTCGCCGGAGGTCATAAAGAGGAGACTCGAGCGGGCTGTGCGGATCTTCGGGGATCTCGTCAGATATGCAGGCCCCGACTGCGGTCTCGGATCCTGGCCGTCGCAGCATCTCGCAGCAGGGCTTCTCAGGAACTGCGCGAAGGCGATCGAGGCGTTCAGAGGAGAGACAGGATGA
- a CDS encoding imidazoleglycerol-phosphate dehydratase: MRRGRSEISEMGAFAAVEMNLDGSGAATASTGSGFMDHMLNSMAKLGSIDIRASAGGNSLYRYSLLGSAIGASLDQTLGDRSGIRRYGFAAIPMDDALAEVALDLGGRAYLVMRGSFNGERIGDLNTFEIKAVLMGITDRGRLTLHVRFYGENDHHIAESIFKALGLAIRNAVEPGAAGVLSTKGVI, from the coding sequence ATGCGCAGAGGCAGATCTGAGATCAGCGAGATGGGCGCGTTTGCGGCCGTGGAGATGAACCTCGATGGCAGCGGAGCCGCGACCGCCTCCACAGGCTCTGGGTTCATGGATCACATGCTCAATTCGATGGCGAAGCTGGGATCTATCGACATCAGAGCATCCGCTGGCGGGAACTCTCTCTACAGGTATTCTCTCCTGGGATCGGCGATCGGGGCTTCGCTCGATCAGACGCTGGGCGATAGGAGCGGGATAAGAAGATATGGATTCGCGGCAATCCCGATGGATGATGCGCTTGCAGAGGTGGCTCTGGATCTCGGCGGTAGAGCATACCTCGTGATGAGAGGATCATTTAATGGGGAGAGGATCGGGGACCTGAACACCTTCGAGATAAAGGCGGTGCTCATGGGTATCACCGACCGGGGAAGGCTGACGCTCCACGTCAGGTTCTACGGTGAGAACGATCACCACATCGCTGAGAGCATATTCAAGGCGCTCGGGCTCGCGATCCGCAACGCTGTGGAGCCTGGCGCGGCTGGGGTCCTGAGCACGAAGGGAGTGATTTGA
- the thrC gene encoding threonine synthase has translation MSNLMFYSTNGSPERVDFREALLSGQAPDMGLYMPEEIPRIGTEEIVRFSKMRYPEIAYRVVGPYIGDLIPKEDLVSILEDAYNFDVPIERVFDRAHIMRLDRGPTCSFKDFAARLMGRLVQYFLEREGRSVIILTATSGDTGSAVAHAFYGLSNVQVVVLYPRDEVTERQRKQMTTLGGNVHALAVDGKFDDCQALVKRAFADPELRDLNLSSANSINVGRLLPQAVYYFYAYSRISEGEEIVISVPSGNFGNLMGGLIAMRMGLPVRRFVVATNENDEFPVFMRTGIYKPIRPSRNCISNAMNVGHPSNLARVFALYGGWLDEKGEVRREPDLDAMRRDMFAVSVSDDETRKTIKEVYERYRVLLEPHGAVGWAGLMRYFEEVERWEPTVSLETADPAKFPEEIIRVLGVTPPLPRAMAELDSLEEHIKEISGSYESLKSYLRGLR, from the coding sequence ATGTCCAATCTTATGTTTTACAGCACAAATGGCTCGCCTGAGCGTGTCGACTTCAGGGAGGCCCTGCTATCGGGCCAGGCTCCAGATATGGGCCTTTACATGCCCGAGGAAATCCCCAGGATCGGCACAGAGGAGATCGTGCGTTTCTCGAAAATGAGGTATCCTGAGATTGCGTACCGCGTTGTGGGTCCCTATATCGGCGATCTCATCCCCAAGGAGGATCTCGTATCGATACTGGAGGACGCATACAACTTCGATGTTCCGATCGAGAGGGTTTTCGACAGGGCGCACATCATGCGCCTGGACCGCGGGCCTACATGCTCCTTCAAGGATTTTGCTGCCAGGCTGATGGGCAGGCTCGTTCAGTACTTCCTGGAGCGAGAGGGGAGGAGTGTGATCATACTGACCGCGACTTCAGGAGACACCGGCAGTGCCGTGGCCCATGCGTTCTACGGCCTGAGCAACGTTCAGGTTGTCGTTCTATACCCACGAGATGAGGTCACTGAGCGGCAGAGGAAGCAGATGACGACGCTTGGCGGAAATGTACACGCTCTGGCGGTGGATGGCAAATTCGATGACTGCCAGGCTCTTGTCAAGAGAGCATTCGCAGATCCGGAGCTGAGAGACCTCAATCTGTCATCAGCGAACTCGATAAACGTCGGGAGGCTTCTGCCTCAGGCAGTCTACTACTTCTACGCATACTCCAGGATCTCTGAAGGAGAGGAGATCGTCATATCTGTGCCGAGCGGCAACTTCGGCAACCTGATGGGTGGTCTCATAGCAATGCGGATGGGGCTGCCCGTGAGGCGCTTCGTCGTCGCCACGAACGAGAACGATGAGTTTCCGGTCTTCATGCGCACAGGCATCTACAAGCCTATAAGACCCAGCAGGAACTGCATCTCAAATGCGATGAATGTGGGCCATCCGAGCAACCTCGCCAGGGTGTTCGCGCTTTACGGCGGGTGGCTGGATGAGAAGGGTGAGGTGAGGAGAGAGCCGGATCTCGATGCAATGCGTAGGGACATGTTCGCGGTCTCGGTGAGCGATGATGAGACGAGAAAGACGATAAAAGAGGTGTACGAGCGTTACAGGGTGCTCCTGGAGCCACACGGAGCCGTCGGATGGGCAGGGCTCATGAGGTACTTCGAGGAGGTCGAGCGCTGGGAGCCGACAGTCTCGCTGGAGACCGCGGATCCCGCGAAGTTCCCGGAGGAGATCATCCGCGTTCTTGGAGTGACGCCCCCGCTCCCGAGGGCGATGGCAGAGCTCGACAGCCTGGAAGAGCATATCAAGGAGATAAGCGGATCCTACGAGTCCCTGAAATCATATCTCAGAGGTCTGCGATGA